Proteins from one Oryza sativa Japonica Group chromosome 12, ASM3414082v1 genomic window:
- the LOC4352472 gene encoding universal stress protein PHOS34 isoform X2: MAEEAAAASSAAEGRMTMVVGVDESEHSYYALQWTLRHFFAAAAGQPPQYRLVVVNAKPTAASAVGLAGPGAADVLPFVEADLKKSSMRVIEKARELCAQVSDALFEVLEGDARNVLCESVERHQAEMLVVGSHGYGAIKRAVLGSVSDYCSHHAHCTVMIVKKPKHKH; the protein is encoded by the exons AtggcggaggaagcggcggcggcgtcgtcggcggcggaggggaggatgaCGATGGTGGTAGGGGTGGACGAGAGCGAGCACAGCTACTACGCGCTGCAGTGGACGCTGCGCCacttcttcgccgccgccgccggccagccgcCGCAGtaccgcctcgtcgtcgtcaacgccaagcccaccgccgcctccgccgtcggcctcgccggcCCAG GCGCCGCGGATGTGCTGCCGTTCGTGGAGGCGGACCTGAAGAAGAGCTCCATGCGCGTCATCGAGAAGGCCAGGGAGCTCTGCGCCCAG GTGAGTGATGCTCTGTTTGAAGTGCTGGAAGGGGATGCCAGGAATGTTCTTTGTGAGTCTGTTGAGAGGCATCAGGCGGAGATGTTGGTTGTCGGAAGCCATGGCTATGGAGCAATTAAACG AGCTGTTCTTGGAAGCGTGAGTGACTACTGTTCTCATCATGCGCACTGCACCGTGATGATAGTAAAAAAGCCGAAGCACAAGCACTGA
- the LOC4352472 gene encoding universal stress protein PHOS34 isoform X1 produces MAEEAAAASSAAEGRMTMVVGVDESEHSYYALQWTLRHFFAAAAGQPPQYRLVVVNAKPTAASAVGLAGPGTRGAADVLPFVEADLKKSSMRVIEKARELCAQVSDALFEVLEGDARNVLCESVERHQAEMLVVGSHGYGAIKRAVLGSVSDYCSHHAHCTVMIVKKPKHKH; encoded by the exons AtggcggaggaagcggcggcggcgtcgtcggcggcggaggggaggatgaCGATGGTGGTAGGGGTGGACGAGAGCGAGCACAGCTACTACGCGCTGCAGTGGACGCTGCGCCacttcttcgccgccgccgccggccagccgcCGCAGtaccgcctcgtcgtcgtcaacgccaagcccaccgccgcctccgccgtcggcctcgccggcCCAGGTACGCGCG GCGCCGCGGATGTGCTGCCGTTCGTGGAGGCGGACCTGAAGAAGAGCTCCATGCGCGTCATCGAGAAGGCCAGGGAGCTCTGCGCCCAG GTGAGTGATGCTCTGTTTGAAGTGCTGGAAGGGGATGCCAGGAATGTTCTTTGTGAGTCTGTTGAGAGGCATCAGGCGGAGATGTTGGTTGTCGGAAGCCATGGCTATGGAGCAATTAAACG AGCTGTTCTTGGAAGCGTGAGTGACTACTGTTCTCATCATGCGCACTGCACCGTGATGATAGTAAAAAAGCCGAAGCACAAGCACTGA